AGGCTGGCAACACAGGCTCAGCCTGCATAAAGGCCTGCTCATTATGATCTGCGGCGTGACACTGTTACTGATTACAGTGAATCATCGCGGACAGATCACCTCCCTTAACTCGTCCTGTGCAGGCTTACTGATTACAGTGAACGTCAGCTGCTGGTGTGATTCTGTGTGCCCGACAGATGCCTGACCGGGAACCGCTGCTGATTGCAGTGAATGCTTACTGATTACAGTGAATGCTGGCGAGCGGAGGAGTGAACGCGTCGTCCTGTTTACTGATTACAGTGAATACCAGATCTAAAGCCCGCAGCGTAAAGCCTGTTTACCGCCATACAGCCAGAACAGCGTCTCGTTTAGCCCTTCCCGTTCATTCTGGTTGGTTAATGGCAGCATCTGCACGCACCCCTTCGTGCCATCAGGCTGCGCGGTTATCACCTTATGCTCGCAGCGACGCTCGCCGACCTCTTCAGCCACCTGCCTCACTGCTGATTACAGTGAATGTTTGCGGGCTGGCTCTGTTTTTCTTCTGACTATAGTCAACGTTTCGCTGCTTGGCGGTTACTGATTACAGTGAATATAGGGTGGTGGATTGTTTTGTGATAAAGGTCACAGTTAATTTTGAATAATTTCTGTTCTTCACCGCCGGTTTTTTGATCATCCAGAGGATATTGCGCAACGCTTTACTGATTACAGTGAACGTCGGGCAGACACATCGCTGCCGGGCATGACGGAAGCAGTGCTGATTACAGTGAACGTCAGGCAGACGATCCCAGGCAGCGGACTACTGATTACAGTGAATGTCTGAAGCGATACGTCCGCCCTCTTCCGCAGACAGGCAGGGCAAACAGGGTGACCCGCCCTTTCAGGGCGTCAGGCGACGATTACTGATTACAGTGAACGTTTACTGCTTTCTGAACGCTTTTTACTCATCTGCCCGTCCGGTGCCTCCTGCATCCGTCAATAAGCCTTCCATAACTGATTACAGTGAACGTTCTGCTGATTACAGTGAATCTTTTCAGGCCGGAAGCGCGGTCATTCTGGCAGGACAGTTACAATAATGTGATGTAGCTCACCAGAACCCGTGCAGTTGCATACAATCGCAGATTACGTTGAGAAGATAATTTATTGCCTCATGTGCAGGATTTATGTATAAAGTCGTAAATCCTACATGTTTGGAGCAACGATGGCTAACGATGACAAGCAGGTGATGAAGGTTGCGCAGCGTTCAGAACGCATGCTGCTGAGCCTCACCGAACAAATCCAGGCGCAGAAGCAGGAGTTGCACGAAAACACCTATTATCAGGTCTATGCCAAAGCGGCACTGGCGAAGTTGCCAAAACTGACCCGGGCCAGTGTGGATTATGCTGTCAACGAGATGGAAGAGAGCGGTTATCAGTTCGATAAACGTGCGGCGGGTTCTTCCGTTAAATATGCCATGTCGATTCAGAACATTATCGATATCTACCATCATCGTGGCGTGCCGAAGTACCGGGATCGTCACGATGAGGCCTACACCCTGTTTGTTGGCAACCTGAAGGGCGGGGTCTCTAAAACGGTCTCCACCGTTTCTCTGGCGCATGCGCTGCGCGCCCACCCTCACCTCTTATATGAAGATCTGCGGATTCTGGTCATCGACCTCGATCCACAATCCTCTGCAACGATGTTTCTGAATCATGAGCGCTCCGTCGGGCTGGTGGAAGCGACCGCCGCGCAGGCGATGCTGCAGAACGTGTCGCGTGATGAGCTGATCAGCGAATTTATTGTGCCGTCGATCATTCCGGGAGTCGATGTGCTGCCGGCGTCGATCGATGACGCCTTTATCGCCTCACGCTGGGACGAGCTGTGCGCGGAACACCTGCCCGAACAAAATGTGCATGCCGTGCTGTATGACAACGTCATTGCCAAACTGAAGAAAGATTATGACTTTATCTTTATCGACAGCGGGCCGCACCTGGATGCGTTTCTGAAAAATGCGATTGCGGCATCCGATCTGCTGATGACGCCTGTTCCTCCCGCTCAGGTTGATTTCCACTCGACGCTGAAATACCTGACGCGCCTGCCGGAGCTGATTGCGATTATTGAAGATTCCGGGGCAACCTGCCGTCTGCAGGGCAACATCGGCTTTATGTCCAAGCTTTCCAACAAAGCCGATCACAAACTTTGCCATAGTCTGGCAAAAGAGATTTTTGGGGGCGACATGCTCGATGCCGCCCTTCCCCGCCTCGATGGCTTCGAACGCTGCGGGGAATCATTTGATACGGTCATCTCCGCCAATCCGTCGACCTACGTCGGCAGCAGCGAAGCGCTGAAAAATGCGCGCTCAGCCGCTGAGGATTTTGCAAAAGCCGTGTTCGATCGTATCGAATTTATTCGCCTGAACTGAGGTTTGTATGAGCGCAAAGAGAATTACGATTGGCAGAACCTTCAGCCAGACTCCCCTGGAAAATGAGGCGCCTGACAGCCAGTATAATCAGACTTTCGTACTGGCCACGGGCAAGCGCGCCCTGTTTCGCTTTGAACGTATTGCCGCTGCTGAGGTTGAGAGTAAAACGTTTGTCACGATGGAAACCAACGGACGCGATCAGGCTGGCCTGACGCCCGATTCACTGCGTGACATCATCCGCACGATCAAGCTGCAGCAGTTCTTCCCGGCCATTGGCGTGATGCGTGACGAGCGTATCGAGATCCTCGACGGCTCACGCCGCCGTGCGGCCGCGCTGCACTGCAAAACCGGCCTTGACGTGCTGGTCACGGATGCCGCCATTACTGCGGATGAAGCGCGCAGGCTGGCGCAGGATATTCAGACGGCGCGTGAACATAATCTGCGTGAAGTGGGGATGCGCCTGCTGACGCTGAAAGATGGCGGCCTGTCGCAGAAAGAGATTGCTGAGAATCAGGGACTCTCCCAGGCGAAAGTTACCCGTGCCCTGCAGGCGGCCAGCGTGCCAGCCGACCTGATCACACTTTTTCCGAATCATGCCGAGCTGACTTATCCTGACTACAAGGCACTGTTACAGGCCACGGACAGGTTAAGCGAATCCGGACAAAGCATCGACACGTTAATCAATGCTATTTCGCGGGAAATTGATGTTGTCCGTGCCCGTGAAGGCCTGGCTGAGGATGAGCTGAAGAATCACATCCTGCGTCTGATCCGTCAGGGCAGCCAGACGCTGGTGAAGGAGCCGGAGAAAGATAAAACCCAGGCGACAACGCTCTGGTCGTTTGCGGACAAAGATCGCTTCGCCCGTAAAAAGGTGCGTGGCCGGATGT
This window of the Pantoea deleyi genome carries:
- a CDS encoding AAA family ATPase; the encoded protein is MANDDKQVMKVAQRSERMLLSLTEQIQAQKQELHENTYYQVYAKAALAKLPKLTRASVDYAVNEMEESGYQFDKRAAGSSVKYAMSIQNIIDIYHHRGVPKYRDRHDEAYTLFVGNLKGGVSKTVSTVSLAHALRAHPHLLYEDLRILVIDLDPQSSATMFLNHERSVGLVEATAAQAMLQNVSRDELISEFIVPSIIPGVDVLPASIDDAFIASRWDELCAEHLPEQNVHAVLYDNVIAKLKKDYDFIFIDSGPHLDAFLKNAIAASDLLMTPVPPAQVDFHSTLKYLTRLPELIAIIEDSGATCRLQGNIGFMSKLSNKADHKLCHSLAKEIFGGDMLDAALPRLDGFERCGESFDTVISANPSTYVGSSEALKNARSAAEDFAKAVFDRIEFIRLN
- a CDS encoding ParB family protein, which produces MSAKRITIGRTFSQTPLENEAPDSQYNQTFVLATGKRALFRFERIAAAEVESKTFVTMETNGRDQAGLTPDSLRDIIRTIKLQQFFPAIGVMRDERIEILDGSRRRAAALHCKTGLDVLVTDAAITADEARRLAQDIQTAREHNLREVGMRLLTLKDGGLSQKEIAENQGLSQAKVTRALQAASVPADLITLFPNHAELTYPDYKALLQATDRLSESGQSIDTLINAISREIDVVRAREGLAEDELKNHILRLIRQGSQTLVKEPEKDKTQATTLWSFADKDRFARKKVRGRMFSYEFNRQSKELQEELDKVIAETLKKYLNR